In a single window of the Zonotrichia leucophrys gambelii isolate GWCS_2022_RI chromosome 2, RI_Zleu_2.0, whole genome shotgun sequence genome:
- the TIGD3 gene encoding tigger transposable element-derived protein 3: MKEDRQHPVDLGYAITKPDILAEVERGDEGVAAAAGRYGERQSPRPPAAPAGPSQGDWQGKEVKSEDGVSPPPRSPPSLHAGPADFLVPLRERGCSYCGVLEPEANPGAGNGGFIAAPPAFESRRCRPGEPPLDCAECGRGGIGHKPDLVRHRLGRGAELGYACGRCGTGLAEPAGLGATGSPHRPGPCTGRSPGTAEGATAAAPRKERKELSLTEKVRVLEMLEGPKVSQSELAKRFGVSQPQICRIIKNKERILSEWHRNGDPERKRKREGKDAALEAALLRWVQGAHAAELPVGRPLLQLRARHPARPEPEPSGGWLARLGARHGKKPPAEKGDAEQPTAEHWAGTVLPGLLRSYAPAEIFACGETAVPLPAGAPGNGESPGERLTLLLCANASGSEKLPLRAVGDSPRPRCLRGVNLEQMPWSYRAGGPAGLSAPLFAEWLREFNEGMRRRGKSVLLLLAKHEAHPYLQLSNVRMVFIPPAAALAQPLDRGIAGDLKGHYRRRLLRWLPAERGAAQPSLLDVLHMLAQAWGDVHPGLIAGCFRAAGFTPDAGTEAVSLSSAPGLLGRERPERDGDAAEADGDEGTAEGEDAGELAAVPPCPSEREVWRSLATLRRYLECQATSPDLFQAFYELEDAVHMVSAGAGRAFLGDSPPQQ; the protein is encoded by the exons ATGAAGGAGGACCGCCAGCATCCCGTCGACCTGG GTTACGCCATCACCAAGCCCGACATCCTGGCCGAGGTGGAGCGAGGGGACGAGGGGgtggcggcggcagcggggcgCTACGGGGAGCGCCAGAGCCCCCGGCCACCCGCGGCACCGGCCGGTCCCTCCCAGG GGGactggcaggggaaggaggtgaAGAGCGAGGACGGGGTGTCCCCACCGCCCCGCTCGCCCCCGTCCCTCCACGCCGGCCCCGCCGACTTCCTCGTCCCGCTGCGGGAACGGGGCTGCAGCTACTGCGGCGTCCTCGAGCCGGAGGCGAACCCCGGTGCCGGTAACGGGGGGTTCATCGCCGCACCGCCCGCCTTCGAGAGCCGCCGCTGCCGGCCCGGGGAGCCGCCGCTGGATTGTGCCGAGTGCGGCCGAGGAGGCATCGGGCACAAACCGGACCTGGTGCGGCACCGGCTGGGGCGCGGCGCGGAGCTCGGCTACGCCTGCGGCCGCTGCGGGACAGGCCTCGCCGAaccggcggggctgggggccacGGGCAGCCCCCACCGGCCGGGGCCCTGCACCGGGCGCTCCCCGGGCACGGCGGAGGGAGCcacggcggcggcgccgcggaAGGAGCGGAAGGAGCTGTCGCTGACCGAGAAGGTGCGCgtgctggagatgctggagggCCCCAAGGTGTCGCAGAGCGAGCTGGCCAAGCGCTTCGGGGTGTCGCAGCCCCAGATCTGCCGCATCATCAAGAATAAGGAGCGCATCCTGAGCGAGTGGCACCGCAACGGCGACCCCGAGCGCAAGCGCAAGCGGGAGGGGAAGGACGCGGCGCTGGAGGCCGCGCTGCTGCGCTGGGTGCAGGGTGCCCACGCTGCCGAGCTGCCCGTGGGCCgcccgctgctgcagctccGGGCCCGGCACCCGGCCCGGCCCGAGCCCGAGCCCAGCGGCGGCTGGCTGGCTCGCCTGGGCGCTCGCCACGGCAAGAAGCCGCCGGCGGAGAAAGGGGACGCGGAGCAGCCCACGGCGGAGCACTGGGCCGGCACGGTGCTGCCCGGGCTCCTCCGCAGCTACGCGCCCGCCGAGATCTTCGCCTGCGGGGAGACCGCGGTGCCGCTGCCGGCCGGCGCCCCCGGTAACGGCGAGAGCCCCGGCGAGCGGCTGACGCTGCTGCTGTGCGCCAACGCCAGCGGCTCGGAGAAGCTGCCGCTGCGGGCGGTGGGGGACAGCCCCCGGCCGCGCTGCCTGCGGGGCGTCAACCTGGAGCAGATGCCGTGGAGCTACCGCGCCGGCGGCCCGGCCGGGCTGAGCGCGCCGCTCTTCGCCGAGTGGCTGCGGGAGTTCAACGAGGGCATGCGGCGGCGGGGCAAGAGcgtcctgctcctgctggccaagCACGAGGCGCACCCCTACCTCCAGCTGTCCAACGTCCGGATGGTTTTCATCCCGCCGGCCGCcgccctggcccagcccctggaCCGCGGCATCGCCGGCGACCTCAAGGGCCACTACCGGCGCCGTTTGCTGCGGTGGCTGCCGGCGGAGCGCGGCgcggcccagcccagcctgctggaCGTGCTGCACATGCTGGCGCAAGCCTGGGGCGACGTTCACCCGGGGCTCATCGCCGGCTGCTTCCGCGCCGCCGGCTTCACCCCCGACGCCGGCACCGAGGCCGTGTCCCTGAGCTCGGCCCCCGGTTTGCTCGGCCGGGAGCGGCCGGAGCGCGACGGGGACGCGGCGGAGGCGGACGGGGACGAGGGCACGGCGGAGGGCGAGGACGCGGGCGAGCTGGCGGCCGTGCCGCCCTGCCCCTCGGAACGGGAGGTCTGGAGGAGCCTGGCCACGCTGCGGCGGTACCTGGAGTGCCAGGCCACCTCGCCGGACCTCTTCCAGGCCTTCTACGAGCTGGAGGACGCGGTGCACATGGTGTCAGCCGGGGCAGGGCGAGCCTTCCTCGGGGACAGCCCTCCCCAGCAGTGA